Proteins found in one Panicum hallii strain FIL2 chromosome 4, PHallii_v3.1, whole genome shotgun sequence genomic segment:
- the LOC112889864 gene encoding auxin-responsive protein SAUR71-like produces the protein MKRLLRRLSRVAAADACAAAAYQPLRAAPKAAAAPASGARLLGGGARVPEGHVPVCVGEEGGPVERYAVRAELLGRPAFAALLRRAAQEYGYGHPGALRIPCAVADFHDLLLQLAYPSADHADDEAAVCYY, from the coding sequence ATGAAGCGCCTGCTCCGGAGGCTCTCCCGCGTGGCCGCGGCCgacgcctgcgccgccgccgcgtaccAGCCGCTCCGCGCGGCGcccaaggccgccgccgctccggcgTCCGGCGCGCGGCtcctgggcggcggcgcgcgcgtgccgGAGGGCCACGTGCCGGTCTGCGTCGGCGAGGAGGGCGGGCCCGTCGAGCGCTACGCCGTGCGCGCCGAGCTCCTGGGCCGGCCCGCCTTCGCCgcgctcctccgccgcgccgcgcagGAGTACGGGTACGGCCACCCCGGCGCGCTCCGCATCCCCTGCGCCGTCGCCGACTTCCACGACCTCCTCCTCCAGCTCGCCTACCCCTCCGCCGACCACGCCGACGACGAGGCGGCGGTCTGCTACTACTAG
- the LOC112889630 gene encoding probable potassium transporter 13 codes for MDVEGGLPAVQPMGRRTTSSSSWGLQKATLLLAYQSFGVVYGDLCISPVYVYKNTFSGKLRLHEEDEEILGVLSLVFWSLTLIPLLKYIILVLGADDNGEGGTFALYSLMCRRSRMGLLNSIHEGSLSAYNQKEPREELKSSLGIKCFFEKHYSLRVVLLLFVLMGTSMVIGDGVFTPTMSVLSAVSGLRIKFPELHENYTVLFACFVLVGLFALQHCGTHRVGFLFAPILLAWLGCIGGIGTYNIFKWNPSVIRALSPYYIYNFFRKAGKDGWSSLGGIVLCITGAEAMFADLGHFSKLSLRLGFTIVVYPCLVLAYMGEAAYLSKHREDLQSSFYKALPDTVFWPVLVIATLATVVGSQAIISATFSIISQCRALGCFPRIKVVHTSSQVHGQIYIPEVNWVLMFLCLAITVGFRDTEMIGNAYGLAVILVMFATTCLMFLVITTVWNRNVLLAALFTVGFGSIELMYLSACLAKVPHGGWLPLLLSLITLLAMSTWHYGTKKKKEYELQNKVCLDRFLSLSSGIGLVRVPGVGFVYSSAVNGVPPMFAHFVTNFPAFHRVLIFVSIQTLTVPKVSPDQRFLVGRVGPPANQLFRCVVRYGYKEGRWDHFNFENQLLMKVVEFLEMQEEASEPADSGELSVIPASPRAQQQLVDVDAAAPTASCSSSSACEIDPGIVSRRVRFEEPWAGAGVGEEGEEMKSSEVKTLLEERESGVSYMIGHTCVQAHESSPAVKKFAVNVVYGFLRRNSRRPAAELGVPHTSLIEVGMTYRV; via the exons tggggaggaggacgacgagctCATCATCATGG GGACTTCAGAAAGCGACGCTTTTACTGGCATACCAGAGCTTCGGGGTCGTGTATGGCGACCTCTGCATTTCACCTGTCTATGTGTACAAGAACACCTTTTCTGGCAAGCTGCGTCTGCatgaggaggacgaggagatcCTTGGTGTGCTGTCTCTCGTCTTCTGGAGCCTCACTCTCATACCTCTCCTCAAATACATCATCCTTGTTCTTGGAGCAGATGACAATGGAGAAG GTGGGACATTTGCATTGTACTCGTTAATGTGCAGACGCTCCAGGATGGGGCTCCTGAACAGCATACACGAGGGATCTTTGTCGGCATACAACCAGAAGGAACCTCGTGAGGAGCTAAAGAGCAGTTTGGGCATAAAATGTTTTTTCGAGAAGCATTACTCGCTTCGCGTTGTGCTGCTGCTATTCGTTCTGATGGGTACTAGTATGGTTATTGGTGACGGTGTCTTCACCCCAACAATGTCAG TTCTATCAGCAGTTTCTGGCCTCAGAATTAAGTTTCCAGAACTACATGAAA ATTACACTGTGCTTTTTGCCTGTTTCGTTTTAGTTGGCCTTTTCGCACTGCAACACTGCGGAACACATCGTGTTGGGTTCCTATTTGCTCCAATTTTGCTTGCTTGGCTCGGTTGCATTGGTGGTATCGGCACATACAACATTTTCAAGTGGAACCCCAGTGTCATCCGTGCTCTGTCCCCGTACTACATATACAACTTCTTCAGGAAGGCCGGCAAGGACGGCTGGAGCTCACTTGGAGGAATTGTTCTTTGCATCACAG GTGCTGAGGCAATGTTTGCTGATCTTGGGCATTTCTCAAAGCTTTCACTAAGG CTTGGATTCACAATAGTTGTGTATCCATGCTTAGTCCTGGCTTACATGGGTGAGGCTGCTTATCTATCTAAACATAGGGAGGATCTCCAAAGTAGCTTTTACAAAGCTCTCCCAG ACACAGTGTTTTGGCCTGTTCTCGTCATCGCAACACTAGCCACAGTTGTTGGGAGCCAAGCCATCATCTCTGCTACGTTTTCTATCATAAGCCAGTGCAGGGCTTTGGGGTGCTTCCCGCGGATTAAGGTCGTGCACACATCAAGCCAAGTCCACGGCCAGATCTACATACCGGAGGTGAACTGGGTTCTCATGTTCTTGTGCCTGGCCATCACGGTCGGGTTCCGCGACACCGAAATGATTGGAAATGCCTATG GGCTTGCTGTGATCCTGGTGATGTTTGCAACGACATGCCTGATGTTCCTCGTCATCACCACAGTGTGGAATCGGAATGTTCTATTGGCAGCGCTCTTCACCGTCGGCTTCGGATCCATCGAGCTCATGTACCTGTCGGCGTGCCTCGCCAAGGTCCCCCATGGCGGCTGGCTCCCTCTGCTGCTGTCGCTGATCACGCTGCTGGCCATGTCGACGTGGCACTACGGcacgaagaagaagaaagagtaCGAGCTGCAGAACAAGGTCTGCCTCGACCGGTTCCTCAGTCTGAGCTCCGGCATCGGCCTCGTGCGCGTCCCGGGCGTCGGCTTCGTGTACTCCAGCGCCGTCAACGGCGTGCCCCCGATGTTCGCGCACTTCGTCACCAACTTCCCGGCGTTCCACCGGGTGCTCATCTTCGTCTCGATCCAGACGCTGACGGTCCCCAAGGTCTCCCCGGACCAGCGGTTCCTGGTGGGGCGGGTCGGCCCGCCGGCGAACCAGCTGTTCCGCTGCGTGGTCCGGTACGGCTACAAGGAAGGGCGGTGGGACCACTTCAACTTCGAGAACCAGCTGCTGATGAAGGTGGTGGAGTTCCTCGAGATGCAGGAGGAGGCGTCTGAGCCGGCCGACTCCGGCGAGCTGTCGGTGATCCCCGCGTCGCCGCGCGCCCAGCAGCAGCTGGTGGACGTGGACGCCGCGGCGCCGACGGCGTCGTGCAGCAGCTCGTCCGCCTGCGAGATCGACCCCGGCATCGTCAGCAGGAGGGTCCGGTTCGAGGAGCCGTGGGCCGGGGCCGGcgtgggggaggagggggaggagatgAAGAGCAGCGAGGTGAAGACGCTGCTGGAGGAGCGGGAGTCCGGCGTGTCGTACATGATCGGCCACACCTGCGTGCAGGCCCACGAGTCGTCCCCCGCGGTGAAGAAGTTCGCCGTCAACGTCGTGTACGGCTTCCTCCGGCGCAACTCGCGGAGGCCCGCCGCGGAGCTCGGCGTCCCGCACACCTCCCTCATCGAGGTGGGCATGACGTACAGGGTGTAA